From the Phoenix dactylifera cultivar Barhee BC4 unplaced genomic scaffold, palm_55x_up_171113_PBpolish2nd_filt_p 000980F, whole genome shotgun sequence genome, one window contains:
- the LOC103701156 gene encoding NAC domain-containing protein 22-like, which produces MTTEGRESSSMEQSGAGLGLPGFRFHPTEEELLDFYLRRAVRGRKLQIDIIGTLNLYRHDPWELPGLAKIGEREWYFFVPRDRRQSNGGRPNRTTEHGFWKATGSDRPIRSAADPKRLIGLKKTLVYYQGRAPRGSKTDWVMNEYRFPDATTPPTVCSVKNFQEDIVLCKIYRKATSLKELEQRAAMASPNSRSMVDSVLQKCMAVDDDGVKEPEEEVEKEAKVEVLAESTRSTSLPRLDIPKYNGLEWMQDPFLTQLRSPWMDLWSPYYASVLNF; this is translated from the exons ATGACcacagaaggaagagagagcagTAGTATGGAACAAAGTGGAGCAGGGCTGGGGCTTCCGGGTTTCAGGTTCCATCCTACAGAGGAGGAGCTTCTGGACTTCTATCTTAGAAGAGCAGTTCGGGGAAGGAAGCTCCAGATTGACATCATTGGCACTCTCAATCTCTACCGCCATGATCCTTGGGAACTACCTg GGTTGGCGAAGATAGGAGAAAGAGAGTGGTACTTCTTTGTGCCAAGGGACCGGAGGCAGTCTAATGGTGGGAGACCGAATCGGACGACGGAACATGGGTTCTGGAAAGCCACCGGTTCAGACCGGCCGATCCGCAGCGCGGCCGACCCGAAGCGGCTCATCGGCCTCAAGAAGACCTTGGTCTACTACCAAGGTCGGGCCCCACGTGGCTCCAAGACTGATTGGGTCATGAATGAATACCGCTTCCCTGATGCCACCACCCCACCCACGGT ATGCTCTGTCAAAAACTTTCAGGAGGACATAGTTTTGTGCAAGATCTACCGGAAGGCAACATCGTTGAAGGAATTGGAGCAGAGAGCGGCAATGGCATCGCCAAATTCTAGGTCGATGGTGGACTCGGTGTTGCAAAAATGCATGGCTGTGGATGATGATGGCGTCAAGGAGCCTGAGGAGGAGGTGGAAAAGGAGGCCAAGGTCGAGGTATTGGCTGAGTCGACCCGGTCAACGAGTCTGCCTAGGCTTGATATTCCGAAGTATAATGGGTTAGAGTGGATGCAGGATCCTTTCTTGACTCAGCTTAGGAGTCCATGGATGGATCTATGGTCTCCTTACTATGCCAGTGTGCTCAATTTCTGA